attttttatataatttcaaaaaaaatgctttgtaaagtaaaaaaaatatttttaaacattaagtaatttcaataaaattttgtaacataaaaaaatgcatctattaaattataattttctaatgctaaaaattaatattaatatttcaccataaatttaaaagaatacgaaaaattaaataaatgaaaaaaaaactgagACAAGCTAAAAAGTGGTAACCCTAACAGTTTTTGGTATTCCCTAGTGCTATTTGATATCCTCTCATAATTTTTTGATACTTTCTTATTGTCCCTTTATAATTTTtgatatttccttttttttttaattcctcaTGATTTTTGGtggtttctcaattttttttttatatttcatcgTAGTTTTTGGTGGTTCCTTCTGTTTTTTTTGGGTACtttcttatatttattttgtaatatatatcataaaattttttatttccttaAAATATTTAGTATTTCTTCATAATTTTTAGTATACCTTCAAAAATTTTTTATGGTTTCAAAATAATGATTTGGTACGAGATATAGTTTTGgagtaaaaaatattaattttaaatattaataaaatttaatggaATTACGGGAggtaaagaaataaatgaaacaaatttaatAAGACAAACCAATATTGGTAGTCctcatttatttttttgatattctGTCGTAAATTTTTGGtactttcaaatatatattttttctgtaATTGTCATATATTTTTGGTATTCTTTCATAATTTTTGGAGTAATAGAAACATGAAAgactgaaaaaaaaataaagtgagTACAAAACATTACAAGGAACTACCAAATACTATTTCGTTTTATAAaatttgctttatttatttattgttaaaatttaaatattattactataaataacaAACAAAATTTATTAGTAtgcaaaaaatatttattttatacaaaaaaattaatattcaagttaaaattttattttaaaaatatatcagAAATTCTGATGACATACTAAAAATTAAGAGGGAATATTTTTAGAATGAATATCCAAAATTACGAGAgaatttattattcaaatattttagGTAACCCATTTACAAATTGAAGAGAGCCCGTGGCAAGCTCAGTATAATGAGATTTACGTagaatttgagtaaaaatatggttgacaaaattcataataattaataataaccataaatataactatattttctataaatattattttaaaaataaatgatgaGATAAGAGAAGTTTTGAGTggtaaatttttttccaaaaactcgTGATTCTTATTCAATactccataaaattttaatactagTGTGATATTTTTTAAACGTGTTGTTggtcaaatatttttaaaaatcccTGTAcatgagtttttgatgaatttagtCAATCATTTTCTTGAAATATGGTTTGTTAAATAATTTGACctgatttattttaatatttttgtatggCTAGATAAAGTTAATTGGAGAactaaaaacatatatttcaaaAACCAGAGATAAAAATGATCAATtataataaaaatggttaatccATAAAAAAACCCATAATCCAAGGACTTTGAATTAAATTCATCCTTTTTGTTATTTATCGTTACTAAATCGGTAGTGAGTGACAAGAAACTCGGGGAGCTCGAGAAAGGAAGAAAACCGACACGTGGCAGTATAATGAGAGAAAAAGGTGACGACTTTGTAGTGACCACTAATCCAACAGTTCAGATCTTGCCATCTCGGTTTAAGTCAATAATAACCGTCGGATCGAGAGAGGATGAACAGTTTGGATTCGAGCATGATTGCAGTCAGGGATCGTGGCCGTCCATTAGGGTTAGTAGTGGGTTTCGTTGAGTAATAAAATATAGCGAAAAGATGATGATGAGATTAGAACATTAAAAAAAAGgtggaaagagagagagagagagagagagaggggagaAATAAGAGAAAGCTAAGATCTTTGATAACTATAGTGAATCGGTTTTCTCACCGGAGATAATCGCCGGAGCTTCTTTCCGGTGAATTATGGTATATTTTGCCGTCTGACTGACGAGTGTCATGCAATCAGTCTTGTTTCTTTAATAATTAgtggtttatttaatttattatcagCAAGACGAGTTAATTTTACAGAGATGGATAGAACCAGAGAAGCGAGGAGAGTCAGTATGGCGTCCGCCGCCACGACCAATGGCCTTTCACGGCGGCGTCATAGGACTAGCTCTCTCAGAGACTCCCCAGGTTATTTTGAAATCAGATCTGGCTTTTCATTTATTCTTCTTCTCTAACGATGTCGTTTTAGTGATTTcctgattttgtttttttttttttggattgcaGAGGAAGACGGACCGGTGGAGACGCATGAAACGGCGCGTTTAAGGGATCGAAAGAAGGACAGAGATAGGGAACGAGAAAGATATAGAGAAAGGGAAAGAGATCGGTTGAGTAGAACCAGTAAGAGAAGAAGAGGCGATAGATTGATGAGTAATAGAGGAGATGGAGGTGATGGTACTTCTGAAGAAAGCGTAAACGATGATGAAGATGACGACGACGAAGACAGCGGCGGAACCGGCGGTGTTGGCTCTGTTCGGACGGTTTCGCCGAACATCATCGCTGGGTCTTTGTCGATGTCTAATCATCATCACCATAACCATCATCACCACCAGCTGCAGCAACATCAGCAGCATCAACATCGAAAGAGTTTTCCACCGCCGGTGAAAGTTATTAGAACAACACCATCGGCGGGGATGACTGCCAGTATGACAACGAGTACGTCTACATGGAAACCGGCCGATGAAATGATTGGTGTATCGGTGCCTAGAAAAGCTCGGTCAGGTAGAGGTGGAAGAGATTAACGAAATTCtggtttttttttctcattttttgttCTGTATTTTTGTTCTTTTCAATTACTGATTTCTTGTATTTTCTCCCCTTTTTAATCTTCTCTTTTGTAGCTACTAAAAGGTCTCATGAATGGGCATCAAGCGGCGGCGGCGGCGTTGGTGTTTTAGGCGGTGAACAAATTCACCGTCAAGCTTCAACTTCGCCGGTAAGGACAGGTGTAACCGGGGCGTTGACGTCACCATCTCCTGCTCCGGCCTCTCCATCTTCTTCCAGTGCTTCTATGAGGAAGAAGATGGTCAGTTTTCTCATTAAAATCTTCCTCTTAATTCTTTTGTTTTCTGGGGTTTCGCTTATGTTCAATTCAGTGACAAAGGTTTTGTTTCTGATGTAGAAGCCTAATGCTAACGGAACAAAGCAAAGGCCACCGAAGTCGTCGTCGAAATCTTCGTCTTCAGCTCAGGAGGAGATTGAGATCGAGATTGCTGAGGTTTTATATGGTATGATGAGACAGCCACAAGTCCCATCTAAGCAAGAAATAATCGGGAACGATTCGGCCAAATTTGATTCAAGAGAAGTTAATAAACCCAATAATGACTCTAAATCAGTCGTCTCTTCGCCGATCTCCATCTCCCCATCAACTCTTCCTCAATCATCCTCTATTTTGCCTTCATATTCTAGCTCCTCTGCTACTCCTATGTCTGCAATTGGTTCGTAACCTTCAGCTTTAGAAGGAAACGCAAGCCTTTTTTTGCCTTTTTGAGCAATTGACTAACTGATATTGATTTGGGTGTATATTCATTTTGCAGCTCCAAAGAGGAAAAGACCAAGACCGGTGAAGTATGAGGATGAGAATACGACTACAACGACACCTCCACCTCCTATTTTCCCTCCTAGACATAGTTCCATTTCATCTACTACAACTAAGGTTGAAATTGATCAACCAGCTAAAGTTGAAGCAACTTCTCCCAATTTGGAGAAAAATTCAGGACCCGTGGCTGAAAATGATAGCGGTGCTTGCGATTTGATGAGTTCTTCAAAAGCTGGACCAGTTTCATCAGAGTTGGTTCAAGCGGAACCAGTGAAAGAAGAGAAGAATAATTTGGCACTGGATTCTAAGCCTTCGACTGAAGAATCTGAGAGTAGAGATATCGGTATCGGTAATAAAGAAGAGTCTCAATCGCCAAAGAAGGAATCTTTATCATCTCCTGCTGATAATCCTTCTTCCGCTGGTCTGCCATTGGATGACGAGCGTGAGAAATCGACAGTGACAAAAGCGTGAGCATTATCCCCTTTTacccatttcttctttttttttctttttgaaggtTCGGAAAATTTCTTATTTGGAAATTTCGTGTTTCAGGAATTCAACAGTTTGTGAGAATGAGAGTCAGCGGGAAGAGAAGTTCCAGATAGATCTGATGGTGTGGATcctgtttttattaaaagatccAAGCGTTTTCTCCCCCTTCAATTATTGACTAtgcatttcctttttttttttttggtgtttaggCACCTCCTCCATCTAGATCATCTCCAGAAAGGGAAGGTGAGACTGATGTTGGGGCTTCAGATCCTAAGCCAGTGGCCGCAGATGTGGAATTGGTGAGTCACCTAGCTTTCACCTATCTTTTGGTATGGTGTTGCATAAAAAATTGAAGGTTTTTCGCTTGTTTGCATGTGCAGGAGATGAAGTCTTTGGTGAATGAAGATGACAAAAGAATGAAAATTGGGAAGGGAGATGTGAATGTGGAAGTTGAGGATAACAATAAGAAGGCCCAACCTAGTGCTGAAGAAGCTGATTCGCAGAAGCCTGTTGTAAATAAAGAAAGGAATCTTGATCTCCAGCTTGATTTGGAGAAATCTGACAGAGATAGTGGTTCAGGTAGTGTTAGTGGGAACAAGCTCAACCACCATGTTCAAAAGCTACATCATCAACATCCTAGTGTAGAGAAAACTGGTAAAattgactttattttttttaaagaagaaattttcccttctttttctctcTGGGAAAATTTCCCTCTCCTTTTGTTGCTAAtctagaggtttttttttttccagCACATTCTGGTTCTTTACCTTTGCCGATGTCAATTGCTAGCTGGCCTGGTGGACTTCCTCCAATGGGGTATAGCTGGGTTGATTTGATATTGGTTTTCTACCATTCTGGCATTTATAGATCCAAATAAGTGGTTTAGATGTTATAATGGAGAGGATGGggcatgaattttttttctttttttccttagCAGATACATGGCTCCTCTACAAGGTGTTGTATCCATGGAGGGGAGCGCTGTGTCTTCAGCTGCTATCCAGGCATGTCGCTGTGTTTTTTTATGTTCGTAGCTCttgatttcttatttttatttattttactaatttatcttgaaattttggaCTTTTTCAGCCTCCACATTTGCTTTTTTCTCAACCGAGGCCAAAGAGATGTGCAACCCATTGCTACATTGCACGGAATATTCACAAGCACCAGCAAATGATGAAGATGAATGCTTTCTGGCCGGCAGCACCTGGTTCAGCTTCACTGTATGGCCCAAAGGCTTGTAATCTAAATGTTGTACCGCCTTCAGAATTGCATGGAAACATTCCTGGGAGAGGGGTGAATTCTGTGCAAGAGAAGGGGCAGGGTCTTGCAATTTTTCCTGGTCATGTGTGCAAAGATAAAAGTTCTACGGCTGCTAACAACATGGTGGATGCCGCACAGAGAAAGCAAATAATGCTCCAGCAAGCTCTACCCCCAGGAGCACCCAATAATATCATGGTAGGCTTTTGGCCAGAAAAAAAAAGGCCTCTTTTTTCTTGTCTGATTTGTATGCAGTGTCGTTATAATTGCACAATTATATCTCAACTGtccttttgaaaattttcttgttgGTTATTCAATTTCAGCAAGGCCCTGCTTTTATTTTCCCATTGAACCAGCAGGCTGCTGCAGCATCTGTCCGACCTGGGTATGTGAAATCTCCTCCTGCTGCTTGTAGCACAGCTGCATCGAGTACATCTAACTCTGCCTTACTAAGTGCCACCCCAGCTGGTGCAACTGCAGCCCCGGCATTTAGCTTCAACTACCCAAATATCACAGGCAATGAAACTCAATACTTGGCAATTCTGCAGAATAATCCCTATCCATTTCCAATTCCTGCACATGTTGGGGCGCCACCTGCTTATCGTGGGAATCATGCTCAACCTATGCCTTTTATTCATGGATCTTTCTATTCTTCCTCTCAAATGCTTCACCCTTCACAGCTtcaacaacagcagcagcaacagCCACCCACACAGTTTCAACAAAGCCAACAAGGTCATCAGAACACTAGCATGTCCAGTGGTTCATCCTCCTCCCAGAAGAATTTGCAGAACCAGCAGCAGAGGTCACATGGAGGTGATGTCAGTAGTGGCAGTGGAAACTCTCAAGTGTTTCATGCCTCTAAAAAGGATTCACCTCATCCCTTACAACTATGGCAACAGCAGCAACAGCCGAGTCAGAATGATTCTCATCAACCTAGGCAACTTGATGGTGAATCAGATGGCAAAGATGGCCCATCAACTGCTACTGATAGCAGAGTATCTCGTTCAAATATGAATATCTATGGTCAGAATTTTGCTATGCCTGTACAGCCTTCAAACTTTGCTTTGATGACCGCTGCTTCAATGAATTCTGGTGGTAATTATGGGGAAAAGAAGCAACAGACACAGCAGCAGTCACAACAGCTAGGCTCAAAGGCTGGAGTCGAGCCTCTTGCATCTCAAGCTTTTGCAATGTCATTTTCATCTGCTAATGGTACTACTGCTCCTGGCCTTGGTATTTCTTCCCTAGCACCGAATCATGCAATTCTTCAGAGCCATCCAGGAAGTACAAGGCAAGGCTATCAGCATATTATGGCTGCTCAACAGAAGAAGGATAATTATCATGCTTATGAAGAAGGGAAGCGTGGAACTCATGATGCATCCAATGTGCAAGAAGAAAAGAAGGCAGGAAAAAGTTCAGGCACCGCTGGGCAGTCCATTGCCTTCTCCAGGCCAAATATGCCTGATTCAAGTGATTCCACTCTTGCAGGCAAAGATGTCATCGATAGTTCTATCTGTACGCTTGGCTCTGCTCCTGCTCGAACTTCAGGGCCTGTTATGCCCGCTTCAATCGTTAGTGTTAATGTTGCTAATGCGCAGCAGCAACTTCAGCGGAATCAACAGCAGCAGCTCCAATTCGGGACTGCTTCTGCTCCTCGGAGTAAGACACCAGCAACAAGTAATGGAAGTGCTTACCCTGATCACTTTCACTCTTCATCTATAGCTGCCAAGTTTTCGAATGTGCTGTCTGCATATCCTCAAAATCTAATACAAAGCAGCAGCAGTCCTGCTCAGTCTCCTCAATGGAAGAATTCTGTGAGGACAACTAGCTCTCAAGTTCCTTCTCAATCTCTACCATCAACTTCATCCCTCAAGAATATTTCCCAGCAACAAGGTCGGCCACAGCAAAGCCCCACACAGATTTCTTTTGCTGCTAATCCTAAATCACCACAAGGTCAACAGCCTCTTAGTAGCACTCCTTCCCCTTCTCCAATGATGGTTGGCTCTCCCACAACTTCGCTCTCCAGGAGTGCTGGTGGTAGCCCAAGGACAACAGGTTCCTCTTCCACCAGCAACAAAGGTGGCCAAGCATCTGGTTTATCATCCCAACAAGCTAAGAACTCACCGACTGTGCCTAGTCAGAAGTCATCTCCTATTGGTGGGAGTAATGTGCCATCTGTCCTGGGAAACCCTCACATAAGTTCATCTTCAAATATGGGAGCCAAGCCTCAAGTGGCACTACAGCATCAGCAACATCAAAAGCATTCACTTCATCAAGGGCAGCTGTTCTTCCCAAATGCTTACATGCAGGCTCAAGCTCAACATTCACCAAGTTCGACAACACCTGCAACAACAGCAAGTGCATATTATGTTCAAAGACAACAGCAGACTCTACCTCTGGGTTCATCAACAACTTCATCAACTTCGATGTTATCGTTGTGTTCTCCGGTTACTCTTGCCAACAGCGGCACCACCGACCCTGCAAAAGCTGTAGCAGCTGCTGTGGCAAGCAACATGAAAGGTGGGTTGGCATCCCAGGGACTTATCAATCCTGCACAATTTGCTTCTCCACAATCCACTGGAAAGTCACATCAGCTGGTACCAGGCTTCCCATGTGTTCATGCTGTCCCTTCGGCTGTTCAGGTAAAACCAGCAGAACAGAAACAACCTGCTGGTGAGTAAAATTCTCCCCTTTTTTGCTTCAATATTGCTTCCCCCGTATAGTGAACAAGAAGAAGAAGGTACGGAATGAAAACCGAATCAATGATATCGGGGGGCGGGGGGGACCAAATCATGAAAGATAAACTGGTTTCTTGCCCAGAAAGGACAGCAGCAGCCAAAACAGGAGGATATGAAtgaagctatatatatataatgtggcTTAGAACTCACTCAACCCACAATTTTGCAAAGTGATGGGGGAAAGATTTTCTTTGTGGAATGTGCTTACTCATGTGTATCCACCAAACATGTAGACTTTTGTTTATAATCTTTGACATGGTTGATCCCTGATAtgcattttgtaattaaatttgattGGTTTGATGAGGCAGATGATGgaggattaaaaaaaaaaagaaaaagaaaggaaaggttGCCAAAATATTTTGTAgggcaaagaaaaaaaagatggtaGGGGGGATGAGGAAAAGCAGACAACTTTTCCATCTTTTGGGGCTATATTGTAGgggttcttttttctttctttcttttattgtttGAAATTTCCAGAAAAGAAATCAGTAAACAAATCTTTGGAACATAATGATGCTAAACTGAATGGTGTATATGTGTGACACATATTAAAGATCACATATTTTTGTCTCCTTTTTGATTATTATGTAAAACATGCCACTTAGGCCTTGGCTTTGATTCCATCCCTTTTGGTTTGATCTTTTACTGTCCTcttaattgataaaattgaaAGCAAAGAGAGATGATGATTTGGTGAAAAGGAGCTATGGATAGGATGATATTTGTTGTGGGAGGATGGGATGAGGTGGCTAAACTTAAGCCTGCCACTTACCACCATCAAAAGCAAATCGACTTTGTATTATTTTTGAAGTGTGGGGCCCATTCCCATTTCTCTTTTTTCATTGACAAACAAAATCAGATTGTTTTGAGTTTGCCTTGTGATGCCCACCTctttacttaattattttaataaatatttccGGATTTATAATATTCAACATTCTCTCCACTACTTCCACGTCACCTTAATGCACACTTAACTATAATCATCATTTGATAATTACAAAATTGACGTGGTATTTTATGTTCCCAAAATTGCCCTCCGCCTCCCTTCAAAGCAGAAGACAAGTAGCTACTTCCTTACCTGTAAGGATGACTTTTCATGATGCTCTTCTTCACACGTGTTCacattcctttcctttttctcctTTACTTGTCAACCCATTTTTAACCAAGTTATAATTCTATATAAAtctaattttaccatttcaactgTTTTTAATTTGCATTTAACTTCCGTATGGGGTCTTGTTGTCTCCAATACCTCTGCTGCTGAAAggctttatttcaatttttaatttcccatttttattatctttattaaatgatattgtgtttcaataaaaaaaatattactttttaaaagCTGTTAAATATATGGTTATAATTAATCATTACATACTGCTGGACTTAAACATAACATCTTAAACTTTCTAATATTCAAAATTATTAGTATCacaaatgtaataaaataaattatataacatgtgaTCAAGGTATTTCATGATGTGGGAATGGGGCCACTTCccaaaaagaacaaataaatcAAATGGCTTCTTAATATAACATTAACTTAATCCATCATTTCACTATATTTATGTGGACAGTTGCAACTAGGTGAATGTATTCACAGGTCGCTTTATTAtaggaattttattaaattaattcttttatttaaattaatattaatataatacatgtagtgaaaaaaattaaattataatataaaacataatataatttaaatatataaataattgatatgttaaaaatcttaatatttgatacactgacagtgtattttttatttgataaatagttttaaaaaatagtcATGTctcttttttgtttaaaaattttactatacTCTAATAAAACAACACTTGTCAATCTTTTGACCCTATTTGTAGGGTTTAAAAATTTCACTCACAGCataccaaatatttttttatattaaaatggtTAACAATTGACGTTTATTTCAAGAAGTGGTAAAAACTTTTATCAGACACTTAGATGATTTGATTCAAATAATGTAATTGATAAAACAAACcatattaaaatgtttaaaaatatataaaaacatcatatatatatatatcaaattataattaacatattaaaatggtttaatccctctatttttttatactctttgaatttttaaaatttaatccctctatttttattttttaggataGCCCATTTATTTGTCTTAACATCATTAatggatttttcttaaattttcattaaattttttattttaattgataataagtattcaaatttaacataaattaattACCAATGTtactaatttgattttattttttaaatcaaacaagtataatagttaattttttaaaatcaaaagtagagatactaaattaaaaaaaatgaaaagtacaCATACCGGGGACAAAAATaaacctattaaaataaaaataaataatattaatatgcaGGATGAACTCAAAACTAGAGGAAGaaaatatttgttgtttttggaaAAGGGTCCTACAAAAAGGAATCATTAAACGGAAAAGAGTGATTGGGcgaaaaaaagaaacaagtaaACGAGTGCCccccaaattattatttttaatcaaagcCTCTTTCACATTCGTGACACGTGTCTGTTGTAGAATAGCTAAAACATccggttttattttaatttatttttggtcaATTATAAATcagaatttgaaattaaatcaagttttttttttggtcggctttttttactaaaatattacgaaaataataatattttattaaaataagggtAAAATATTTAGTATACTTTTAGACTCTATAAATATGATTAGAATGTTGACAAGtgtcttataaaaatataataaaatatttaaaacaggAAGACATATGACAATTTTTTAGAAttgtttgtgaaataaaaaagatACAGCTAGTGTACCAAATATTAACCGTGACATATGTCattttttagaaataattatattgataatttattataTCCTTATAGAATATTTGTCAAACTCCTGATCATTCTTGTAGAGTTTAAAGACTACACAGATAATgtaacaaatattttctcaaaaataatatgttttgaatagtactttgaatttttatattttaatatccaAATGGTCATTATTGATTGCGAAATTGGATTCCAAGGTGATAGAGATTTTTTATCTTTATCAGATTGATATCTAACCTGCCAAGAACCCAAATCGTCAGGTTTAATATTCTCAAACCACTATCGGTAGAGataatttaatgttaaatttactttaaaaaaaactgTTCATTTCATATTATATTGGTAAATAATTTTAAggcatattatttaaaattttataatatttaagtaaaagaATATTGTTTTGTCCCTATATCGATGATGGCTAGATAATATGTTGATTTAGGGGTGGCACAAATCTTTGAAACCGATAGTTTTGAATTGCCTTGAGCTATTGGgacaattattttattaaaaaaattgggttTCGGATTGATTTTTCAATTAGAATTTTCAGAGTCGATTCTTTATGTAAAAATTGTCTTGCTTGCCTCCGTATCTTTAAGAAAGCAACCTCCTTTTTACTgctataactatttttttttatgtattttaaattttaaattttataatgatttataacatgtttttttttaattttatgtatttcTTTATAATTCTTTTAGCTTTacagaaaattttataatatttatttaatttaattttgtaaaattaaatttatttttgagacAGATGGGGAAAGTTATTTCATAGTCAAAGGACAAAACAAAAGTTCTTAATAGAACTAAAATCAATGTGCGAAAATATACggcaaattatatatatttattcaattataaaaaaaattattttagatatttaaaataaaaaaattataatttaaatattcacATTCATTTTGACCGTTTCcattaaaaactttaataaaaatatgacataacaTTTTTTTTGACACGAGAATCAATCATTAAATATCATACTATACAATTTACCTTTGCATACTACTTAAGCGGATTAAAATATAATCTACACAATAATAATTATTAACCAAAATAAACCATCTTGTTATTTTCTCGGTTTGGGTTCCGAACCATCCCAGCAGTCGCTGACCTAGCCCCGTCCTAAGTTGTCTCCTCCCAATCGACTCAACCGCTGCTTCCCCGCTCTGCTCAGTTATCCAATTCCGGTATTTTCAAGTGACTTGTTGTTTTCGAGATACAACTCTGTCAAAGCTTCTAGATTACCTAAACTAGAAGGAATTGCTCCTTCAAGCTTGTTGTTTTCAAGTCCTTTAGAGGGAGACCAGATATTCCATATTGGGTGGTATCTCCCCACCTAGTTGGTTGTTTTGCAGCCTTAAAAATCCAAGTATAGGCATGTGACCAAaatttgatcgaaaaaggtatCTCTCCCTCTTGATGATTAGCATCCAAATACATGACTAAAATGAATGTTAGATTGTTTATTGAAGCTGGAATTTCCCCACACAAAAGATTCTTTGAAAGAATTGGCATGAAGGTAAATGCGTAAGGTTTGTCAAGTTAATATGACCAATGAGGGAATTGGCACGAAGGTAAATGCATGAGGTGAAGCAGGAATACTACCAGTGAATCTATTTGAATGAAAAAGTAAAGCATTGACATTTTAAGACAACCAAGGGTAGGAGGAAGAAACCCAGATAATCTTTTCTCATGCAACTGAAGTTCTTCAAGTTTTAAAAGCTCGCCAATGCTTTCCGGCACTGACCCTCTCTAGGCCCGGCCTTGGGGTTGTTTCAGAGTACAGCTGCCGAGGGCCCAAGGCTGGAAGGGCccaaaaaaactatttttttcagcttttaatgtcggaaattttttttttagatttttcatCATAAATGTTTCATCTCCTAGgcccccaaaatttttaatttttattgtattacattttataacttttttaaaatggAACCAATTTTTGTTTCGTCTAAGGTCCAAAAATATCAAGAACGGGCTTGACTCTCTCATCTTGTTTCCATAA
This window of the Gossypium hirsutum isolate 1008001.06 chromosome A09, Gossypium_hirsutum_v2.1, whole genome shotgun sequence genome carries:
- the LOC121203125 gene encoding protein TIME FOR COFFEE isoform X11 encodes the protein MDRTREARRVSMASAATTNGLSRRRHRTSSLRDSPEEDGPVETHETARLRDRKKDRDRERERYRERERDRLSRTSKRRRGDRLMSNRGDGGDGTSEESVNDDEDDDDEDSGGTGGVGSVRTVSPNIIAGSLSMSNHHHHNHHHHQLQQHQQHQHRKSFPPPVKVIRTTPSAGMTASMTTSTSTWKPADEMIGVSVPRKARSGRATKRSHEWASSGGGGVGVLGGEQIHRQASTSPKPNANGTKQRPPKSSSKSSSSAQEEIEIEIAEVLYGMMRQPQVPSKQEIIGNDSAKFDSREVNKPNNDSKSVVSSPISISPSTLPQSSSILPSYSSSSATPMSAIAPKRKRPRPVKYEDENTTTTTPPPPIFPPRHSSISSTTTKVEIDQPAKVEATSPNLEKNSGPVAENDSGACDLMSSSKAGPVSSELVQAEPVKEEKNNLALDSKPSTEESESRDIGIGNKEESQSPKKESLSSPADNPSSAGLPLDDEREKSTVTKANSTVCENESQREEKFQIDLMAPPPSRSSPEREGETDVGASDPKPVAADVELEMKSLVNEDDKRMKIGKGDVNVEVEDNNKKAQPSAEEADSQKPVVNKERNLDLQLDLEKSDRDSGSGSVSGNKLNHHVQKLHHQHPSVEKTAHSGSLPLPMSIASWPGGLPPMGYMAPLQGVVSMEGSAVSSAAIQPPHLLFSQPRPKRCATHCYIARNIHKHQQMMKMNAFWPAAPGSASLYGPKACNLNVVPPSELHGNIPGRGVNSVQEKGQGLAIFPGHVCKDKSSTAANNMVDAAQRKQIMLQQALPPGAPNNIMQGPAFIFPLNQQAAAASVRPGYVKSPPAACSTAASSTSNSALLSATPAGATAAPAFSFNYPNITGNETQYLAILQNNPYPFPIPAHVGAPPAYRGNHAQPMPFIHGSFYSSSQMLHPSQLQQQQQQQPPTQFQQSQQGHQNTSMSSGSSSSQKNLQNQQQRSHGGDVSSGSGNSQVFHASKKDSPHPLQLWQQQQQPSQNDSHQPRQLDGESDGKDGPSTATDSRVSRSNMNIYGQNFAMPVQPSNFALMTAASMNSGGNYGEKKQQTQQQSQQLGSKAGVEPLASQAFAMSFSSANGTTAPGLGISSLAPNHAILQSHPGSTRQGYQHIMAAQQKKDNYHAYEEGKRGTHDASNVQEEKKAGKSSGTAGQSIAFSRPNMPDSSDSTLAGKDVIDSSICTLGSAPARTSGPVMPASIVSVNVANAQQQLQRNQQQQLQFGTASAPRSKTPATSNGSAYPDHFHSSSIAAKFSNVLSAYPQNLIQSSSSPAQSPQWKNSVRTTSSQVPSQSLPSTSSLKNISQQQGRPQQSPTQISFAANPKSPQGQQPLSSTPSPSPMMVGSPTTSLSRSAGGSPRTTGSSSTSNKGGQASGLSSQQAKNSPTVPSQKSSPIGGSNVPSVLGNPHISSSSNMGAKPQVALQHQQHQKHSLHQGQLFFPNAYMQAQAQHSPSSTTPATTASAYYVQRQQQTLPLGSSTTSSTSMLSLCSPVTLANSGTTDPAKAVAAAVASNMKGGLASQGLINPAQFASPQSTGKSHQLVPGFPCVHAVPSAVQVKPAEQKQPAGE